One stretch of Streptomyces sp. NBC_00443 DNA includes these proteins:
- the rph gene encoding rifamycin-inactivating phosphotransferase: MTEQYVLDLPDVDETQVAVVGGKAAHLGGLSRIEGIRVPGGFCVTTYAFRRIMAEAPSIDERLDQLSRLNPDDREAIRTLSGQVRRTIEEIAVPGDLAAAITRALGRLGEQEAYAVRSSATAEDLPTASFAGQQDTYLNVVGPTAILQHVSRCWASLFTERAVTYRQRNSIDHRTVHMAVVVQRMVFPHAAGILFTADPVTGNRTVATVDAGFGLGEALVAGLVNPDVFKVRGGEVVAKAIAAKQRAVQARPAGGTQEVAIDPQRQEQPALTDAQVVRLVRLGRRIEAHFGRPQDIEWCLGDDDFQDDFQIVQSRPITTLFPIPETGDQENHVYVSVGHGQMMTDPMKPLGLSMWQLTAMVPMHEAGGRLFVDVTRRLASPASRAGLLDVLGKGDPLVRDALETVLDRDDFVPSVPDADPGRPPAGGAPSPVETDRDPAIVTELIERSQESIAALERDIRTKSGPELFDFLLEAFEEHKRVLGDPLNLQAIMAGMEATWWLNDRLQEWLGEKNVADTLTLSAPGNITSEMGLALLDVADVIRPYSEVVAFLEGVEDYGFLDELAKLAGGTEARDAIEAYLGRYGMRCVGEIDITRPRWRERPTTLVPVILDHVRNFEPGAAGRRFEQGRQKARKKEQDVLSRLRALPDGDRKADEAKRMIDRVRAFIGYREYPKYGIISRYFVYKQALSEEAERLVEAGVLPEKEDIFYLTFQELHDVVRSNRADGRLIQRRKDAFRSFHALTPPRVLTSDGEAVTGAYRRDDVPGGALVGLPVSAGTVEGRARVVLDMANADLEAGDILVTPFTDPSWSPLFVGIAGLVTEVGGLMTHGAVIAREYGLPAVVGVERATRLIRNGQRIRVHGTDGYVEILSPPPAGPRPS; encoded by the coding sequence CGCCTTCCGGCGGATCATGGCGGAAGCGCCGTCGATCGACGAGCGGCTCGATCAGCTGTCGCGCCTGAACCCGGACGACCGGGAGGCGATCCGCACGCTCAGCGGGCAGGTTCGTCGGACCATCGAAGAGATTGCCGTCCCGGGTGATCTCGCGGCGGCGATCACCCGCGCGCTCGGCCGGCTCGGCGAGCAGGAGGCCTACGCCGTCCGGTCCAGTGCGACGGCGGAGGACCTGCCGACGGCCTCCTTTGCCGGACAGCAGGACACGTATCTGAACGTCGTGGGGCCGACGGCGATCCTCCAGCATGTCAGCCGGTGCTGGGCGTCGCTGTTCACCGAGCGGGCCGTGACCTACCGTCAGCGCAACAGCATCGACCACCGTACGGTGCACATGGCCGTGGTCGTGCAGCGGATGGTCTTCCCGCATGCCGCCGGCATCCTGTTCACGGCCGACCCCGTCACGGGCAACCGGACGGTCGCCACCGTGGACGCCGGCTTCGGCCTCGGCGAGGCCCTGGTCGCCGGGCTGGTGAACCCGGACGTCTTCAAGGTGCGGGGCGGCGAGGTCGTCGCCAAGGCGATCGCCGCCAAGCAGCGTGCCGTTCAGGCCCGGCCGGCCGGCGGCACGCAGGAAGTGGCCATCGACCCGCAGCGGCAGGAGCAGCCGGCGCTGACGGATGCGCAGGTCGTGCGGCTGGTGCGGCTCGGGCGGCGGATCGAAGCGCACTTCGGCCGCCCGCAGGACATCGAATGGTGCCTGGGCGACGATGACTTCCAGGATGACTTCCAGATCGTTCAGAGTCGGCCGATCACGACGCTGTTCCCCATCCCCGAGACCGGCGACCAGGAGAATCACGTCTACGTCTCCGTCGGCCATGGGCAGATGATGACCGACCCGATGAAGCCCCTGGGGCTCTCCATGTGGCAGCTGACGGCCATGGTGCCGATGCACGAGGCCGGCGGGAGGCTTTTCGTCGACGTCACCCGGCGCCTCGCCTCGCCCGCGAGCCGCGCCGGCCTCCTGGACGTGCTGGGGAAGGGCGATCCGCTGGTCAGGGATGCTCTGGAGACCGTCCTCGACCGCGACGACTTCGTCCCGTCGGTCCCGGACGCGGATCCCGGCAGGCCGCCGGCCGGTGGTGCGCCCTCCCCGGTCGAGACCGACCGGGACCCGGCCATCGTCACCGAGCTGATCGAGCGCAGCCAGGAGTCCATCGCCGCCCTGGAGCGCGACATCCGGACGAAGAGCGGACCGGAGCTGTTCGACTTCCTGCTGGAGGCGTTCGAGGAGCACAAGCGAGTCCTCGGTGATCCGCTGAACCTTCAGGCGATCATGGCGGGGATGGAGGCCACGTGGTGGCTCAACGACAGGCTGCAGGAGTGGCTGGGCGAGAAGAACGTCGCTGACACCCTGACGCTGTCCGCCCCCGGCAACATCACCTCGGAGATGGGACTGGCGCTGCTCGACGTCGCCGATGTGATCCGCCCGTACTCGGAGGTGGTGGCGTTCCTGGAGGGCGTCGAGGACTACGGCTTCCTGGACGAGCTGGCGAAGCTCGCGGGCGGGACCGAGGCGCGCGACGCCATCGAGGCCTACCTCGGCCGATACGGCATGCGCTGCGTCGGCGAGATCGACATCACGAGGCCGCGGTGGCGTGAGCGCCCCACCACGCTGGTGCCCGTGATCCTCGACCACGTCAGGAACTTCGAGCCGGGCGCCGCCGGGCGGCGCTTCGAGCAGGGGCGGCAGAAGGCGCGGAAGAAGGAACAGGACGTGCTGTCACGCTTGCGGGCCCTCCCGGACGGAGACCGGAAGGCCGACGAGGCAAAGCGGATGATCGACCGGGTCCGAGCCTTCATCGGGTACCGGGAGTACCCGAAGTACGGCATCATCAGCCGCTACTTCGTCTACAAGCAGGCCCTGTCGGAAGAGGCTGAGCGCCTCGTGGAGGCAGGTGTGCTGCCTGAGAAAGAGGACATCTTCTACCTCACGTTCCAGGAACTCCACGACGTCGTGCGCTCGAACCGGGCGGATGGCCGGCTCATCCAGCGGCGCAAGGACGCCTTCCGGTCGTTTCACGCGCTCACACCGCCGCGGGTGCTCACCTCGGATGGCGAGGCCGTCACCGGGGCGTACCGGCGCGACGACGTGCCGGGCGGCGCCCTGGTCGGCCTGCCGGTTTCCGCCGGGACCGTCGAGGGACGGGCCCGCGTCGTCCTGGACATGGCCAACGCCGATCTCGAAGCGGGCGACATCCTGGTCACGCCCTTCACGGACCCCAGCTGGTCACCGCTGTTCGTCGGTATCGCGGGCCTGGTGACGGAGGTGGGCGGCCTGATGACCCATGGCGCGGTGATCGCCCGGGAGTACGGCTTGCCGGCCGTCGTGGGCGTGGAGCGGGCCACCCGGCTGATCCGGAACGGGCAGCGGATCCGCGTGCACGGCACCGACGGGTACGTCGAGATCCTTTCCCCGCCACCTGCCGGACCGCGCCCTTCGTGA
- a CDS encoding NAD(P)-dependent oxidoreductase: MRIGFIGLGNMGTHMARHLIHAGHLVTVHDTRPEAAAEHLALGARWADTPAACATDAELLVTMLPNPRIVEDVLLRGGAAEALPEGALWIDMSTSTPAAAERIAAEVLDRRGVRRLDAPVSGMARGAEAGRLQIFVGGTADDFRMCLPVLEAMGDPDKVLHVGPLGAGYTVKLMINLLWFSHLVATSEVLAMGVKAGVDLGVLRSSLLASPAASNFLENDILCVLADGDYDDSFAMALACKDLGLAIDLGRDVGVSTELSALVEQIFRRSKAHHGDLAGEMSPVRLYEALAGAEFRLPNPTAAHDDAALSSV, encoded by the coding sequence ATGAGGATCGGTTTCATCGGACTGGGCAACATGGGAACCCACATGGCCCGCCACCTGATCCACGCGGGACACCTGGTCACCGTGCACGACACCCGGCCCGAGGCCGCCGCCGAGCACCTGGCGCTCGGCGCACGCTGGGCCGACACCCCGGCGGCGTGCGCCACCGATGCCGAACTGCTCGTCACGATGCTGCCGAATCCGCGCATCGTCGAGGACGTGCTGCTGCGCGGCGGGGCCGCGGAGGCGCTGCCCGAGGGCGCCCTGTGGATCGACATGTCGACCTCCACGCCGGCCGCCGCGGAACGGATCGCCGCCGAGGTGCTCGACCGTCGCGGCGTACGCCGCCTGGACGCCCCCGTCAGCGGTATGGCGCGCGGCGCCGAGGCCGGGCGGCTGCAGATATTCGTCGGCGGGACGGCGGACGACTTCCGCATGTGCCTGCCGGTGCTCGAAGCGATGGGCGACCCCGACAAGGTGCTGCACGTGGGCCCGCTCGGCGCCGGCTACACGGTCAAGCTGATGATCAACCTGCTGTGGTTCAGCCACCTCGTCGCCACCTCCGAGGTGCTGGCCATGGGCGTGAAGGCGGGCGTGGACCTCGGCGTGCTGCGCAGCTCGCTGCTCGCCAGCCCGGCCGCCTCGAACTTCCTGGAGAACGACATCCTGTGCGTCCTGGCCGACGGCGACTACGACGACTCCTTCGCCATGGCCCTCGCCTGCAAGGACCTCGGACTCGCCATCGACCTCGGCCGCGACGTCGGCGTCTCCACGGAACTGTCCGCGCTCGTGGAGCAGATCTTCCGCCGCTCCAAGGCGCACCACGGAGACCTGGCCGGCGAGATGAGCCCGGTCCGTCTCTACGAAGCCCTGGCCGGAGCGGAGTTCCGCCTCCCGAACCCGACCGCCGCCCATGACGACGCGGCGCTGAGCTCTGTGTGA
- a CDS encoding iron-containing alcohol dehydrogenase family protein: MGESRTDQLTIDPTCRIEFGPGRIAHLPDLVSSLGMNRAFVVTDRGLRAAGIVDQVLKVLDTAGLEHGVYDGVGANPSTGNVDEGAARARAFGPAVVVALGGGSVLDAAKGIALLVGNTDAAAADADALWDALDGLPLIAIPTTSGTGAETNGFGVIEDAAACRKVYIGHASVKPRIALLDPELTLGLPARITAATGIDALVHGIESLASRGANPVSAAYATQAVAMVGRWLPAAHRDGSDLEARAQLMLGAHLAGQALTISGLGLVHGIGHALTAHTGTPHGIALAAVLEEVLEFSAPAAQDAYEQTARALRLAPPADGDWARAAIDAVREISGALDIKQPLRDLGVRPDMLLPIASGALTDAVTRNAPRQPTEGEIVGILEAVL, translated from the coding sequence ATGGGCGAGTCCCGCACCGACCAGCTGACCATCGACCCGACCTGCCGCATCGAGTTCGGCCCCGGCCGCATCGCACACCTGCCGGACCTGGTCTCCTCCCTCGGCATGAACCGTGCGTTCGTCGTCACCGACCGGGGTCTGCGGGCCGCCGGTATCGTCGACCAGGTGCTCAAGGTCCTGGACACGGCGGGCCTGGAGCACGGCGTGTACGACGGCGTCGGCGCCAATCCGTCCACCGGCAACGTCGATGAGGGGGCCGCCCGGGCGCGTGCCTTCGGCCCGGCAGTCGTCGTCGCCCTCGGCGGGGGCTCGGTCCTCGACGCGGCCAAGGGCATCGCGCTGCTCGTCGGCAACACCGACGCGGCGGCGGCCGACGCGGACGCGTTGTGGGATGCGCTCGACGGTCTGCCGCTGATCGCCATCCCCACCACCTCGGGCACGGGCGCGGAGACCAACGGCTTCGGCGTCATCGAGGACGCCGCCGCCTGCCGCAAGGTGTACATCGGCCACGCCTCGGTCAAGCCCCGGATCGCCCTCCTCGACCCGGAACTGACGCTCGGCCTGCCGGCCCGGATCACGGCCGCGACCGGCATCGACGCCCTCGTCCACGGCATCGAGTCCCTGGCCTCACGCGGCGCCAACCCGGTCTCGGCGGCGTACGCGACCCAGGCGGTGGCCATGGTCGGGCGCTGGCTGCCTGCCGCCCACCGTGACGGCTCGGACCTGGAAGCCCGCGCCCAGTTGATGCTCGGCGCCCACCTGGCGGGCCAGGCCCTGACCATCTCCGGCCTGGGCCTGGTCCACGGCATCGGCCACGCCCTCACCGCCCACACCGGCACCCCGCACGGCATCGCCCTCGCCGCCGTCCTGGAGGAGGTCCTGGAGTTCAGCGCCCCGGCCGCCCAGGACGCCTACGAGCAGACCGCCCGCGCACTCCGCCTCGCCCCGCCCGCCGACGGCGACTGGGCCCGCGCCGCGATCGACGCCGTACGCGAGATCTCCGGCGCCCTCGACATCAAGCAGCCCCTGCGCGACCTCGGCGTCCGCCCGGACATGCTGCTCCCGATTGCCTCCGGCGCCCTCACGGACGCGGTGACCCGCAACGCACCGCGGCAGCCGACGGAGGGGGAGATCGTGGGGATCCTCGAAGCGGTGCTCTAG